One window of Sardina pilchardus chromosome 2, fSarPil1.1, whole genome shotgun sequence genomic DNA carries:
- the uso1 gene encoding general vesicular transport factor p115 isoform X3, whose product MNIFRGIIGGQPAGPQHTGVETIQKLCDRVASSTLLEDRRDAVRALKSLSKKYRMEVGSQAMDHLIRILQTDSADSEILGYALDTIYNIICSDEEDEQEELQKQVDDVGAQFTERFIQDPENITLLLTLLEEFDFHVRWPAVKLLTALLKNQCAQVQGIILVSPMGVSRLMDLLADSREVIRNDGLLLLQQLTKSNAAIQKIVAFENAFERLLDIITEEGTSDGGIVVEDCLLLLLNLLKNNSSNQNFFKEGSYVQRMKPWFEVGDDNAGWSAQKVTNLHYMLQLVRVLVSPVNSPGATASCQKAMFQCGLLQQLCTILMATGVPADILTETINTVSEVIRGSQVNQDYFASVNAPSNPPRPAIVVLLMSMVNERQPFVLRCAVLYCFQCFLYKNQKGQGEIVATLLPSTIDANSISAGQLLCGGLFSADSLSNWCAAVALAHALQDNLTQKEQLLRVQLATSLGKPPVSLLQQCTNILSQGDKINRRGSKVQTRVGLLMLLCTWISNCPIAVTHFLHNQENVPFLTAQISENLGEDERLVQGLCALLLGICIYYNDNSLENCTKDKLKQLIEKRIGKENFVEKLGFITKHELYSRAGQKPQPIFSTPEHMLFDHEFTKLVKELEGVITKAVHKSSEEEKKEEEVKKTLEQHDSIVTQYKELIREQDAQINELKAQVASMTSQSEQMQSTLTQQLAQIQQHKDQYNILKLKLGKTGDQSASQGEGAHVNGLQSEELSQLREEMEELRRQHAQLQAQLADKDTLIHSLKSEAASPADAAAAGASDNSELLKELEALRAQVQSQSADITQLQTEKQELLRRSETAESGSGSVDGGAGAAKVAELETRLAAQSAETQKLQEERKSVSASRAALESELASATSTVAILQAEKSKLQQDVTESKKEQDDLLMLLADQDQKIHSLKQKLKDLGEPIDDEDDLDSKDQSEEDEDEEEEEEDDE is encoded by the exons ATGAATATTTTCAGAGGAATAATAGGCGGGCAGCCAGCGGGGCCACAACATACTGGTGTTGAGACG ATCCAGAAGCTTTGTGATCGTGTTGCCTCTTCGACACTGTTGGAGGATCGTAGAGATGCCGTCCGGGCCCTTAAATCTCTGTCCAAG AAATACCGTATGGAGGTGGGTTCACAGGCTATGGACCACCTGATTCGCATTCTTCAAACTGACAG TGCGGACTCTGAAATCCTTGGGTATGCTCTGGACACGATATACAATATTATCTGCAGTGACGAGGAAGATGAGCAAG AGGAGCTGCAGAAGCAGGTGGATGACGTAGGAGCCCAGTTTACTGAGCGCTTCATCCAGGACCCAGAGAACATCACACTGCTCCTCACACTCCTGGAg gAATTTGACTTCCACGTGAGATGGCCTGCTGTGAAGCTCCTTACAGCCCTGTTGAAGAACCAGTGTGCTCAGGTTCAGGGGATCATCCTTGTGAGCCCAATGG GAGTGTCCCGACTAATGGACCTGTTAGCCGACTCCAGAGAAGTCATTCGTAATGAT GGTCTACTGTTATTACAGCAGCTCACGAAAAGCAATGCGGCCATTCAGAAGATCGTAGCTTTTGAGAACGCCTTTGAGCGACTCCTCGACATCATCACAGAGGAGGGCACCAGTGATGGAG GTATTGTTGTGGAGGACtgtttgttgctgctgttgaacCTGCTCAAGAACAACAGCTCCAACCAGAACTTTTTCAAGGAGGGCTCCTACGTCCAGCGGATGAAGCCGTGGTTTGAGGTGGGAGACGACAATGCTGGCTGGTCGGCTCAAAAGGTCACCAACCTTCACTACATGCTGCAG CTGGTGCGGGTGCTGGTGTCCCCGGTGAACTCCCCGGGGGCCACGGCCAGCTGCCAGAAGGCCATGTTCCAGTGCGggctcctgcagcagctctgcacCATCCTCATGGCCACCGGCGTCCCCGCCGACATCCTCACAGAG ACTATAAACACAGTGTCCGAGGTTATCCGAGGTTCCCAGGTTAACCAGGACTACTTTGCATCGGTCAACGCTCCATCCAACCCCCCCAG GCCGGCCATTGTGGTGCTGCTGATGTCCATGGTGAACGAGAGGCAGCCgtttgtgctgcgctgcgccgTGCTCTACTGCTTCCAGTGCTTCCTCTACAAGAACCAGAAGGGCCAGGGCGAGATCGTGGCCACGCTGCTGCCTTCCACCATAGATG ctAACTCCATCTCGGCAGGGCAGCTGCTGTGTGGAGGGCTGTTCTCGGCGGACTCTCTGTCCAACTGGTGTGCGGCGGTGGCCCTGGCCCACGCGCTGCAGGACAACCTGACCCAGAAGGAGCAGCTGCTGCGGGTGCAGCTGGCCACCAGCCTGGGCAAGCCCCCCGTCTCCCTCCTGCAGCAGTGCACCAACATCCTGTCCCAG GGGGATAAGATCAACCGGcgg GGCAGTAAGGTGCAGACCCGCGTTggcctgctgatgctgctgtgtACCTGGATCAGTAACTGCCCCATTGCCGTCACACACTTCCTGCACAACCAGGAGAACGTGCCCTTT CTGACGGCGCAGATCTCGGAGAACCTGGGCGAGGACGAGCGGCTGGTGCAGGGCCTGTGTGCCCTCCTGCTGGGCATCTGCATCTACTACAACGACAACTCACTGGAGAACTGCACCAA AGATAAGCTGAAGCAGCTGATTGAGAAGCGCATTGGGAAGGAGAACTTTGTGGAGAAGCTGGGCTTCATCACCAAGCACGAGCTCTACTCCCGCGCCGGCCAGAAGCCGCAGCCCATCTTCTCCACGCCCGAGCACATGCTCTTCGACCACGAGTTCACCAAGCTGGTCAAGGAGCTGGAGG GAGTGATCACTAAAGCTGTCCATAAGTCCagcgaggaggagaagaaggaggaggaggtgaagaagacTCTCGAGCAGCACGACAGCATAGTGACTCAGTATAAGGAACTGATCCGAGAACAG gacgcACAAATCAACGAGCTGAAGGCGCAGGTAGCCTCCATGACGTCCCAGAGCGAGCAGATGCAGTCCACCCTCACACAGCAGCTGGCCCAGATCCAGCAGCACAAAGACCAGTACAACATCCTCAAGCTCAAGCTAG gtaagaCAGGTGATCAGTCGGCGTCTCAGGGGGAGGGCGCTCATGTGAACGGGCTGCAGTCGGAGGAGCTGAGTCAGCTgcgggaggagatggaggagctgCGCAGACAACACGCTCAGCTGCAGGCACAGCTCGCCGACAaggacacactcatacacagcctg AAGTCTGAGGCGGCTTccccagcagatgcagcagcagcaggagcctcAGACAACTCTGAACTGCTGAAG GAGCTGGAGGCGTTGCGGGCACAAGTACAGAGCCAGTCCGCTGACATCACACAGCtccagacagagaaacaggaaCTGCTGAGGAGATCCGAGACTGCG gAGTCGGGGTCAGGCAGCGTGGACGGTGGGGCGGGCGCCGCCAAAGTAGCCGAGCTGGAGACGCGGTTGGCAGCTCAGAGTGCAGAGACACAGAAGCTGCAG gaggagaggaagagcgtGAGCGCGAGCCGGGCGGCTCTGGAGTCTGAGCTGGCGTCGGCCACCAGCACCGTGGCCATCCTGCAGGCGGAGAAGAGCAAGCTGCAGCAGGACGTCACCGAGTCCAAGAAGGAGCAGGACGACCTGCTCATGCTGCTGGCCGACCAGGACCAGAAGATCCACTCACTCAAGCAGAAGCTCAAGGACCTGGGCGAGCCG ATTGACGATGAGGATGACCTAGACTCCAAGGACCAATCTGAAGAAGacgaggatgaagaggaggaggaggaagatgacgaGTAG
- the uso1 gene encoding general vesicular transport factor p115 isoform X2, with protein MNIFRGIIGGQPAGPQHTGVETIQKLCDRVASSTLLEDRRDAVRALKSLSKKYRMEVGSQAMDHLIRILQTDSADSEILGYALDTIYNIICSDEEDEQDESEDAVAPPVSGKARNVPEELQKQVDDVGAQFTERFIQDPENITLLLTLLEEFDFHVRWPAVKLLTALLKNQCAQVQGIILVSPMGVSRLMDLLADSREVIRNDGLLLLQQLTKSNAAIQKIVAFENAFERLLDIITEEGTSDGGIVVEDCLLLLLNLLKNNSSNQNFFKEGSYVQRMKPWFEVGDDNAGWSAQKVTNLHYMLQLVRVLVSPVNSPGATASCQKAMFQCGLLQQLCTILMATGVPADILTETINTVSEVIRGSQVNQDYFASVNAPSNPPRPAIVVLLMSMVNERQPFVLRCAVLYCFQCFLYKNQKGQGEIVATLLPSTIDANSISAGQLLCGGLFSADSLSNWCAAVALAHALQDNLTQKEQLLRVQLATSLGKPPVSLLQQCTNILSQGSKVQTRVGLLMLLCTWISNCPIAVTHFLHNQENVPFLTAQISENLGEDERLVQGLCALLLGICIYYNDNSLENCTKDKLKQLIEKRIGKENFVEKLGFITKHELYSRAGQKPQPIFSTPEHMLFDHEFTKLVKELEGVITKAVHKSSEEEKKEEEVKKTLEQHDSIVTQYKELIREQDAQINELKAQVASMTSQSEQMQSTLTQQLAQIQQHKDQYNILKLKLGKTGDQSASQGEGAHVNGLQSEELSQLREEMEELRRQHAQLQAQLADKDTLIHSLKSEAASPADAAAAGASDNSELLKELEALRAQVQSQSADITQLQTEKQELLRRSETAESGSGSVDGGAGAAKVAELETRLAAQSAETQKLQEERKSVSASRAALESELASATSTVAILQAEKSKLQQDVTESKKEQDDLLMLLADQDQKIHSLKQKLKDLGEPIDDEDDLDSKDQSEEDEDEEEEEEDDE; from the exons ATGAATATTTTCAGAGGAATAATAGGCGGGCAGCCAGCGGGGCCACAACATACTGGTGTTGAGACG ATCCAGAAGCTTTGTGATCGTGTTGCCTCTTCGACACTGTTGGAGGATCGTAGAGATGCCGTCCGGGCCCTTAAATCTCTGTCCAAG AAATACCGTATGGAGGTGGGTTCACAGGCTATGGACCACCTGATTCGCATTCTTCAAACTGACAG TGCGGACTCTGAAATCCTTGGGTATGCTCTGGACACGATATACAATATTATCTGCAGTGACGAGGAAGATGAGCAAG ATGAATCAGAAG ATGCTGTTGCACCCCCTGTTTCAGGGAAGGCTAGGAATGTTCCTG AGGAGCTGCAGAAGCAGGTGGATGACGTAGGAGCCCAGTTTACTGAGCGCTTCATCCAGGACCCAGAGAACATCACACTGCTCCTCACACTCCTGGAg gAATTTGACTTCCACGTGAGATGGCCTGCTGTGAAGCTCCTTACAGCCCTGTTGAAGAACCAGTGTGCTCAGGTTCAGGGGATCATCCTTGTGAGCCCAATGG GAGTGTCCCGACTAATGGACCTGTTAGCCGACTCCAGAGAAGTCATTCGTAATGAT GGTCTACTGTTATTACAGCAGCTCACGAAAAGCAATGCGGCCATTCAGAAGATCGTAGCTTTTGAGAACGCCTTTGAGCGACTCCTCGACATCATCACAGAGGAGGGCACCAGTGATGGAG GTATTGTTGTGGAGGACtgtttgttgctgctgttgaacCTGCTCAAGAACAACAGCTCCAACCAGAACTTTTTCAAGGAGGGCTCCTACGTCCAGCGGATGAAGCCGTGGTTTGAGGTGGGAGACGACAATGCTGGCTGGTCGGCTCAAAAGGTCACCAACCTTCACTACATGCTGCAG CTGGTGCGGGTGCTGGTGTCCCCGGTGAACTCCCCGGGGGCCACGGCCAGCTGCCAGAAGGCCATGTTCCAGTGCGggctcctgcagcagctctgcacCATCCTCATGGCCACCGGCGTCCCCGCCGACATCCTCACAGAG ACTATAAACACAGTGTCCGAGGTTATCCGAGGTTCCCAGGTTAACCAGGACTACTTTGCATCGGTCAACGCTCCATCCAACCCCCCCAG GCCGGCCATTGTGGTGCTGCTGATGTCCATGGTGAACGAGAGGCAGCCgtttgtgctgcgctgcgccgTGCTCTACTGCTTCCAGTGCTTCCTCTACAAGAACCAGAAGGGCCAGGGCGAGATCGTGGCCACGCTGCTGCCTTCCACCATAGATG ctAACTCCATCTCGGCAGGGCAGCTGCTGTGTGGAGGGCTGTTCTCGGCGGACTCTCTGTCCAACTGGTGTGCGGCGGTGGCCCTGGCCCACGCGCTGCAGGACAACCTGACCCAGAAGGAGCAGCTGCTGCGGGTGCAGCTGGCCACCAGCCTGGGCAAGCCCCCCGTCTCCCTCCTGCAGCAGTGCACCAACATCCTGTCCCAG GGCAGTAAGGTGCAGACCCGCGTTggcctgctgatgctgctgtgtACCTGGATCAGTAACTGCCCCATTGCCGTCACACACTTCCTGCACAACCAGGAGAACGTGCCCTTT CTGACGGCGCAGATCTCGGAGAACCTGGGCGAGGACGAGCGGCTGGTGCAGGGCCTGTGTGCCCTCCTGCTGGGCATCTGCATCTACTACAACGACAACTCACTGGAGAACTGCACCAA AGATAAGCTGAAGCAGCTGATTGAGAAGCGCATTGGGAAGGAGAACTTTGTGGAGAAGCTGGGCTTCATCACCAAGCACGAGCTCTACTCCCGCGCCGGCCAGAAGCCGCAGCCCATCTTCTCCACGCCCGAGCACATGCTCTTCGACCACGAGTTCACCAAGCTGGTCAAGGAGCTGGAGG GAGTGATCACTAAAGCTGTCCATAAGTCCagcgaggaggagaagaaggaggaggaggtgaagaagacTCTCGAGCAGCACGACAGCATAGTGACTCAGTATAAGGAACTGATCCGAGAACAG gacgcACAAATCAACGAGCTGAAGGCGCAGGTAGCCTCCATGACGTCCCAGAGCGAGCAGATGCAGTCCACCCTCACACAGCAGCTGGCCCAGATCCAGCAGCACAAAGACCAGTACAACATCCTCAAGCTCAAGCTAG gtaagaCAGGTGATCAGTCGGCGTCTCAGGGGGAGGGCGCTCATGTGAACGGGCTGCAGTCGGAGGAGCTGAGTCAGCTgcgggaggagatggaggagctgCGCAGACAACACGCTCAGCTGCAGGCACAGCTCGCCGACAaggacacactcatacacagcctg AAGTCTGAGGCGGCTTccccagcagatgcagcagcagcaggagcctcAGACAACTCTGAACTGCTGAAG GAGCTGGAGGCGTTGCGGGCACAAGTACAGAGCCAGTCCGCTGACATCACACAGCtccagacagagaaacaggaaCTGCTGAGGAGATCCGAGACTGCG gAGTCGGGGTCAGGCAGCGTGGACGGTGGGGCGGGCGCCGCCAAAGTAGCCGAGCTGGAGACGCGGTTGGCAGCTCAGAGTGCAGAGACACAGAAGCTGCAG gaggagaggaagagcgtGAGCGCGAGCCGGGCGGCTCTGGAGTCTGAGCTGGCGTCGGCCACCAGCACCGTGGCCATCCTGCAGGCGGAGAAGAGCAAGCTGCAGCAGGACGTCACCGAGTCCAAGAAGGAGCAGGACGACCTGCTCATGCTGCTGGCCGACCAGGACCAGAAGATCCACTCACTCAAGCAGAAGCTCAAGGACCTGGGCGAGCCG ATTGACGATGAGGATGACCTAGACTCCAAGGACCAATCTGAAGAAGacgaggatgaagaggaggaggaggaagatgacgaGTAG
- the uso1 gene encoding general vesicular transport factor p115 isoform X1 produces MNIFRGIIGGQPAGPQHTGVETIQKLCDRVASSTLLEDRRDAVRALKSLSKKYRMEVGSQAMDHLIRILQTDSADSEILGYALDTIYNIICSDEEDEQDESEDAVAPPVSGKARNVPEELQKQVDDVGAQFTERFIQDPENITLLLTLLEEFDFHVRWPAVKLLTALLKNQCAQVQGIILVSPMGVSRLMDLLADSREVIRNDGLLLLQQLTKSNAAIQKIVAFENAFERLLDIITEEGTSDGGIVVEDCLLLLLNLLKNNSSNQNFFKEGSYVQRMKPWFEVGDDNAGWSAQKVTNLHYMLQLVRVLVSPVNSPGATASCQKAMFQCGLLQQLCTILMATGVPADILTETINTVSEVIRGSQVNQDYFASVNAPSNPPRPAIVVLLMSMVNERQPFVLRCAVLYCFQCFLYKNQKGQGEIVATLLPSTIDANSISAGQLLCGGLFSADSLSNWCAAVALAHALQDNLTQKEQLLRVQLATSLGKPPVSLLQQCTNILSQGDKINRRGSKVQTRVGLLMLLCTWISNCPIAVTHFLHNQENVPFLTAQISENLGEDERLVQGLCALLLGICIYYNDNSLENCTKDKLKQLIEKRIGKENFVEKLGFITKHELYSRAGQKPQPIFSTPEHMLFDHEFTKLVKELEGVITKAVHKSSEEEKKEEEVKKTLEQHDSIVTQYKELIREQDAQINELKAQVASMTSQSEQMQSTLTQQLAQIQQHKDQYNILKLKLGKTGDQSASQGEGAHVNGLQSEELSQLREEMEELRRQHAQLQAQLADKDTLIHSLKSEAASPADAAAAGASDNSELLKELEALRAQVQSQSADITQLQTEKQELLRRSETAESGSGSVDGGAGAAKVAELETRLAAQSAETQKLQEERKSVSASRAALESELASATSTVAILQAEKSKLQQDVTESKKEQDDLLMLLADQDQKIHSLKQKLKDLGEPIDDEDDLDSKDQSEEDEDEEEEEEDDE; encoded by the exons ATGAATATTTTCAGAGGAATAATAGGCGGGCAGCCAGCGGGGCCACAACATACTGGTGTTGAGACG ATCCAGAAGCTTTGTGATCGTGTTGCCTCTTCGACACTGTTGGAGGATCGTAGAGATGCCGTCCGGGCCCTTAAATCTCTGTCCAAG AAATACCGTATGGAGGTGGGTTCACAGGCTATGGACCACCTGATTCGCATTCTTCAAACTGACAG TGCGGACTCTGAAATCCTTGGGTATGCTCTGGACACGATATACAATATTATCTGCAGTGACGAGGAAGATGAGCAAG ATGAATCAGAAG ATGCTGTTGCACCCCCTGTTTCAGGGAAGGCTAGGAATGTTCCTG AGGAGCTGCAGAAGCAGGTGGATGACGTAGGAGCCCAGTTTACTGAGCGCTTCATCCAGGACCCAGAGAACATCACACTGCTCCTCACACTCCTGGAg gAATTTGACTTCCACGTGAGATGGCCTGCTGTGAAGCTCCTTACAGCCCTGTTGAAGAACCAGTGTGCTCAGGTTCAGGGGATCATCCTTGTGAGCCCAATGG GAGTGTCCCGACTAATGGACCTGTTAGCCGACTCCAGAGAAGTCATTCGTAATGAT GGTCTACTGTTATTACAGCAGCTCACGAAAAGCAATGCGGCCATTCAGAAGATCGTAGCTTTTGAGAACGCCTTTGAGCGACTCCTCGACATCATCACAGAGGAGGGCACCAGTGATGGAG GTATTGTTGTGGAGGACtgtttgttgctgctgttgaacCTGCTCAAGAACAACAGCTCCAACCAGAACTTTTTCAAGGAGGGCTCCTACGTCCAGCGGATGAAGCCGTGGTTTGAGGTGGGAGACGACAATGCTGGCTGGTCGGCTCAAAAGGTCACCAACCTTCACTACATGCTGCAG CTGGTGCGGGTGCTGGTGTCCCCGGTGAACTCCCCGGGGGCCACGGCCAGCTGCCAGAAGGCCATGTTCCAGTGCGggctcctgcagcagctctgcacCATCCTCATGGCCACCGGCGTCCCCGCCGACATCCTCACAGAG ACTATAAACACAGTGTCCGAGGTTATCCGAGGTTCCCAGGTTAACCAGGACTACTTTGCATCGGTCAACGCTCCATCCAACCCCCCCAG GCCGGCCATTGTGGTGCTGCTGATGTCCATGGTGAACGAGAGGCAGCCgtttgtgctgcgctgcgccgTGCTCTACTGCTTCCAGTGCTTCCTCTACAAGAACCAGAAGGGCCAGGGCGAGATCGTGGCCACGCTGCTGCCTTCCACCATAGATG ctAACTCCATCTCGGCAGGGCAGCTGCTGTGTGGAGGGCTGTTCTCGGCGGACTCTCTGTCCAACTGGTGTGCGGCGGTGGCCCTGGCCCACGCGCTGCAGGACAACCTGACCCAGAAGGAGCAGCTGCTGCGGGTGCAGCTGGCCACCAGCCTGGGCAAGCCCCCCGTCTCCCTCCTGCAGCAGTGCACCAACATCCTGTCCCAG GGGGATAAGATCAACCGGcgg GGCAGTAAGGTGCAGACCCGCGTTggcctgctgatgctgctgtgtACCTGGATCAGTAACTGCCCCATTGCCGTCACACACTTCCTGCACAACCAGGAGAACGTGCCCTTT CTGACGGCGCAGATCTCGGAGAACCTGGGCGAGGACGAGCGGCTGGTGCAGGGCCTGTGTGCCCTCCTGCTGGGCATCTGCATCTACTACAACGACAACTCACTGGAGAACTGCACCAA AGATAAGCTGAAGCAGCTGATTGAGAAGCGCATTGGGAAGGAGAACTTTGTGGAGAAGCTGGGCTTCATCACCAAGCACGAGCTCTACTCCCGCGCCGGCCAGAAGCCGCAGCCCATCTTCTCCACGCCCGAGCACATGCTCTTCGACCACGAGTTCACCAAGCTGGTCAAGGAGCTGGAGG GAGTGATCACTAAAGCTGTCCATAAGTCCagcgaggaggagaagaaggaggaggaggtgaagaagacTCTCGAGCAGCACGACAGCATAGTGACTCAGTATAAGGAACTGATCCGAGAACAG gacgcACAAATCAACGAGCTGAAGGCGCAGGTAGCCTCCATGACGTCCCAGAGCGAGCAGATGCAGTCCACCCTCACACAGCAGCTGGCCCAGATCCAGCAGCACAAAGACCAGTACAACATCCTCAAGCTCAAGCTAG gtaagaCAGGTGATCAGTCGGCGTCTCAGGGGGAGGGCGCTCATGTGAACGGGCTGCAGTCGGAGGAGCTGAGTCAGCTgcgggaggagatggaggagctgCGCAGACAACACGCTCAGCTGCAGGCACAGCTCGCCGACAaggacacactcatacacagcctg AAGTCTGAGGCGGCTTccccagcagatgcagcagcagcaggagcctcAGACAACTCTGAACTGCTGAAG GAGCTGGAGGCGTTGCGGGCACAAGTACAGAGCCAGTCCGCTGACATCACACAGCtccagacagagaaacaggaaCTGCTGAGGAGATCCGAGACTGCG gAGTCGGGGTCAGGCAGCGTGGACGGTGGGGCGGGCGCCGCCAAAGTAGCCGAGCTGGAGACGCGGTTGGCAGCTCAGAGTGCAGAGACACAGAAGCTGCAG gaggagaggaagagcgtGAGCGCGAGCCGGGCGGCTCTGGAGTCTGAGCTGGCGTCGGCCACCAGCACCGTGGCCATCCTGCAGGCGGAGAAGAGCAAGCTGCAGCAGGACGTCACCGAGTCCAAGAAGGAGCAGGACGACCTGCTCATGCTGCTGGCCGACCAGGACCAGAAGATCCACTCACTCAAGCAGAAGCTCAAGGACCTGGGCGAGCCG ATTGACGATGAGGATGACCTAGACTCCAAGGACCAATCTGAAGAAGacgaggatgaagaggaggaggaggaagatgacgaGTAG